The sequence CTCTTGGACAACTAGCAGGAAGTTTAGTTAATTCTAGTGTATGGTATTTTTGGTGGGACTAGAAAGGAGTTTTATTATGTTAGATAAAAATATGCTTGAAACTTCAAAAAGAAACGCAATTTTAATAAATTATTCTGATGAAGAAAATAAGGAAAAATTACCAAAAGGAACTTCAAAAATTGGCGGGAAACCTGATTTACCAAAAGATTTTCAATGGTTTTATTATAATGGAGAAGATTATAAAAAAAGAACTGAAAACAGACCACTTTCATTTTTAATGCAGATTAATTGTGAAGAAGTTCATAAATATGATAAAGAAAGCCTTTTGCCTGAAAAAGGAATGCTATATTTTTTCTATGAATTATTTACTATGACTTGGGGATTTTCTCCACAAGACAGAGGAAGTGCAAAAGTTTTCTATTATGATGGTGAGATAGAAGATTTAGTTTCTACTGATTTTCCTGAAGATATGGAAAAAGATTGTATAATTCCTGAATCTAAAATAAATTTTGAAAGTATGAATGATTATCCTATTGATTTTTTAGATTATTATGATGTTGATGATAGTGATGAAGAAATGGAGAGAAAAGAAAAAGAGTTTGAAAAAGAGTTAGATGAATTGGGATATAAAGCTGATACTACAAAACTTTTAGGACACCCTGAACTTATCCAAGGAGAATATTGGGAAGAGTGTGAGGGAGTGGCTAGAAAAAATATTTATTACGGCTCTGCTCCTATAAAATATGGCAGTGATGAAGTTAAAAAATCTATAAAAGAAAATGCAAAAGATTGGATTTTACTTATGCAGGTAAGTGA comes from Fusobacterium perfoetens and encodes:
- a CDS encoding YwqG family protein produces the protein MLDKNMLETSKRNAILINYSDEENKEKLPKGTSKIGGKPDLPKDFQWFYYNGEDYKKRTENRPLSFLMQINCEEVHKYDKESLLPEKGMLYFFYELFTMTWGFSPQDRGSAKVFYYDGEIEDLVSTDFPEDMEKDCIIPESKINFESMNDYPIDFLDYYDVDDSDEEMERKEKEFEKELDELGYKADTTKLLGHPELIQGEYWEECEGVARKNIYYGSAPIKYGSDEVKKSIKENAKDWILLMQVSELEIGDYGLYFGDSGKIYFNIRKEDLKNKNFDNVWLILQCY